The following are encoded in a window of Megalops cyprinoides isolate fMegCyp1 chromosome 16, fMegCyp1.pri, whole genome shotgun sequence genomic DNA:
- the LOC118791393 gene encoding probable ribonuclease ZC3H12B gives MLEGSGKECHVMTAWSMVEELKMDKRSSRKQEGSGAPREAPDASGESDEGSSSESEAEQASRSRRREALITSKPHRQLCRSPCLDRPSFSQSSTLQELRADDPRPVADKGYQAKMDFALKLGYSGEQVETVLNKLGPSALINDVLAELVRLGNKGDAEAQAGGGAATSTGAATGTSVLLPRGPCAKEISSPEVSLEDESVDNADNLRPIVIDGSNVAMSHGNKEVFSCRGIQLAVDWFLEKGHKDITVFVPAWRKEQSRPDAPITDQEILRKLEKEKILVFTPSRRVQGRRVVCYDDRFIVKLACDSDGIIVSNDNYRDLQNEKPEWKKFIEDRLLMYSFVNDKFMPPDDPLGRHGPSLENFLRKRPVIPEHKKQPCPYGKKCTYGHKCKYYHPERANQPQRSVADELRAFAKLSAVKTMSEGALVKCGSGPVAGKGEAGSEAKRVAPKRQSDPSIRSVACEEEKLSAARKPEASSVPSLVTALSVPTMQSAKSHAAGALNTRSASSPVPGSSQFSCSSLEHMSSVQYPPILVTNSQGASVSYSEPFPKYDSVSDHGYYSMLSDFSSVSLGSMHNTDSFYSMDQEMGGYPKSQSSSDSYSSYGDVYMGSLDSSLEESVKGHQPASAQARMQAFAHGFHHEALTRVQSYGSEEPKQAPRKLSHLAPHVQHSLVGARSSCPGDYPVPQNVHPSSSSSSSSSTSQPGRTLGMTRMDSVSDSRLYESNPMRLRRPPLCREQHASWDPLPGGSESCGCHSYPLGSTLMQPCCERVMVRSMPDKMEQTWRCPSPWEEVPAEPLERQPVPEHQYQTYRNLCNIFPASVVHSVMERNPHLTDPQQLAAVIVCKLRAGR, from the exons ATGCTGGAGGGCTCGGGCAAGGAGTGCCACGTGATGACAGCCTGGTCTatggtggaggagctgaagatgGACAAACGGTCCTCCAGGAAGCAGGAGGGCAGCGGCGCCCCCAGGGAGGCCCCAGACGCCAGCGGAGAGTCGGACGAGGGCTCCAGCTCGGAGAGTGAGGCCGAGCAGGCGAGCCGGAGCCGGAGGAGGGAGGCGCTCATCACCTCCAAGCCCCACCGGCAGCTCTGCCGTTCACCCTGCCTGGACAGGCCCAGCTTCTCCCAGAGCAGCACGCTTCAGGAGCTGAGGGCCGACGACCCCAGGCCCGTCGCCGACAAGGGCTACCAGGCCAAGATGGACTTTGCCTTGAAGCTGGGATACTCGGGAGAGCAGGTGGAGACCGTGCTCAACAAGCTGGGGCCCAGCGCCCTCATCAACGACGTCTTGGCGGAGTTGGTGAGGCTGGGCAACAAGGGCGACGCAGAGGCCCAGGCGGGTGGCGGCGCCGCCACCAGCACCGGGGCTGCCACCGGCACCAGCGTGCTGCTACCCAGGGGCCCCTGTGCCAAGGAGATAAGCAGCCCGGAGGTGTCGCTAGAGGACGAATCTGTGGACAACGCGGACAACTTGAGGCCCATCGTCATCGACGGCTCCAACGTTGCGATGAG CCATGGAAACAAAGAGGTGTTCTCTTGCCGTGGCATCCAGCTGGCAGTGGATTGGTTCCTGGAGAAGGGGCACAAAGACATCACAGTGTTTGTTCCAGCTTGGAGAAAAGAGCAATCAAGACCTGATGCTCCTATTACAG ATCAAGAAATCTTAAGGAAACTTGAGAAGGAGAAGATCCTGGTATTTACCCCGTCTCGGAGGGTCCAGGGAAGGAGGGTCGTGTGTTACGATGACCGCTTCATTGTCAAGCTTGCCTGTGACTCAGATGGTATCATCGTATCCAATGACAACTACAGAGACCTCCAAAACGAGAAGCCAGAGTGGAAAAAATTCATAGAGGACCGCCTCCTCATGTATTCCTTTGTGAATGATAA GTTCATGCCACCAGATGATCCTTTGGGAAGACACGGCCCAAGTTTGGAGAATTTCCTCAGAAAACGCCCTGTCATCCCAGAGCACAAGAAGCAACCATGTCCGTATG gaaaaaaatgtacttacGGACACAAATGCAAGTACTACCACCCTGAGCGTGCCAACCAGCCTCAGAGGTCAGTGGCGGACGAGCTGCGGGCGTTTGCTAAGCTGTCGGCCGTGAAGACGATGAGCGAGGGGGCCCTGGTGAAGTGCGGCTCCGGCCCTGTCGCCGGCAAAGGAGAGGCCGGCTCCGAGGCCAAGCGCGTCGCCCCCAAACGCCAGTCGGACCCCAGCATCCGCTCGGTGGCCTGCGAGGAGGAGAAGCTGTCGGCCGCCCGCAAACCGGAAGCCAGCTCCGTGCCGTCCCTGGTGACCGCCCTCAGCGTGCCCACCATGCAGTCGGCTAAAAGCCACGCGGCCGGTGCCCTGAACACCCGCTCCGCCAGCAGCCCCGTGCCCGGCTCCTCCCAGTTCTCCTGCAGCTCCCTGGAGCACATGTCCAGCGTGCAGTACCCGCCCATCCTGGTCACCAACAGCCAGGGCGCCTCCGTCAGCTACAGCGAGCCCTTCCCGAAGTACGACTCGGTGAGCGACCACGGCTACTACTCCATGCTGAGCGACTTCTCCAGCGTCAGCCTGGGCAGCATGCACAACACGGACAGCTTCTACAGTATGGACCAGGAGATGGGCGGCTACCCCAAGAGCCAGTCCAGCAGCGACTCCTACTCCTCCTACGGGGACGTTTACATGGGGTCACTGGACAGCAGCCTGGAGGAGAGCGTGAAGGGCCACCAGCCTGCTTCCGCCCAAGCCAGGATGCAGGCCTTCGCCCACGGCTTCCACCACGAGGCCCTCACCCGGGTCCAGAGCTATGGCTCGGAGGAGCCCAAGCAGGCCCCCCGCAAGCTGTCCCACCTGGCCCCGCACGTCCAGCACTCCCTGGTGGGCGCCCGCTCCAGCTGCCCCGGGGACTACCCCGTCCCCCAGAACGtccacccctcctcctcgtcctcctcctcctcctccacctcccagcCCGGCAGGACCCTGGGGATGACCCGCATGGACAGCGTCTCCGACTCCCGGCTGTACGAGAGCAACCCCATGAGGCTGCGGAGGCCGCCGCTGTGCCGGGAGCAGCACGCCAGCTGGGACCCCCTGCCTGGCGGCTCTGAGTCCTGCGGGTGCCACTCGTACCCGCTGGGCAGCACGCTCATGCAGCCCTGCTGCGAGCGGGTGATGGTGCGCAGCATGCCCGACAAGATGGAACAGACCTGGCGCTGCCCTTCTCCCTGGGAGGAGGTGCCCGCCGAACCCCTGGAGCGCCAGCCCGTGCCCGAGCACCAGTACCAGACCTACCGCAACCTCTGCAACATCTTCCCCGCCAGCGTCGTCCACTCCGTCATGGAGCGGAACCCGCACCTGACCGACCCGCAGCAGCTGGCAGCCGTCATCGTCTGCAAGCTGAGGGCGGGCCGCTAA
- the LOC118791368 gene encoding zinc finger C4H2 domain-containing protein-like, translated as MADEQEIMCKLENIKEIRNKTIQMERIKSRLKTEFEALESEEKQLREYKQEMDLLLQEKMAHVEELRLIHADINVMENTIKQSENDLNKLLETTRRLHDEYKPLKEHVDALRMALGLQRLPHLSEEEEKLSLDYFEKQKAEWQTEPPEQMIPESLAAAAAAAQQLQVSRKQDARQPTTFRQQPPPMKACLSCHQQIHRNAPICPLCKAKSRSRNPKKPKRKQEE; from the exons ATGGCGGATGAACAAGAGATTATGTGCAAATTAGAAAACATAAAGGAAATAAG AAACAAGACCATTCAGATGGAGAGGATCAAGTCGAGGCTGAAGACCGAGTTTGAAGCTCTGGAGTCGGAGGAAAAGCAGCTGAGAGAGTACAAGCAGGAGATGGACCTGCTGCTCCAGGAGAAGATGGCTCATGTTGAGGAGCTGCGTTTAATCCACGCTGACATCAATGTG ATGGAGAACACAATCAAGCAGTCGGAGAATGACCTGAACAAGCTCCTGGAGACAACACGGCGCCTCCACGATGAGTACAAGCCCCTGAAGGAGCATGTGGACGCACTGAGGATGGCGCTGGGCTTACAGAGGCTGCCACATCTGAGTGAAGAAGAGGAGAAGCTCTCGCTGGA TTACTTTGAGAAGCAGAAAGCTGAGTGGCAGACAGAACCACCTGAGCAGATGATCCCAGAATCCcttgcagcagctgcagctgctgcccaGCAGCTCCAGGTGTCCCGGAAACAAGATGCCCGACAGCCAACCACCTTCCGACAGCAGCCCCCGCCCATGAAG gCATGTCTGTCCTGCCACCAACAAATTCATCGAAACGCCCCAATTTGTCCTCTGTGTAAAGCTAAGAGCCGGTCCCGAAACCCCAAGAAACCCAAAAGGAAACAAGAGGAATGA